The following proteins are encoded in a genomic region of Eriocheir sinensis breed Jianghai 21 chromosome 55, ASM2467909v1, whole genome shotgun sequence:
- the LOC126983874 gene encoding myosin light chain 1 isoform X3 encodes MAADLSARDVERVKFAFSIYDFEGNGTMDAFYIGDCLRALNLNPTLAVIEKVGGKDKKKEKMIKVDDFMPIFAQVKKDKDAGSYEDFMEVLKLYDKSENGLMMYAELEHILLSLGERLEKSELEPVLKECCEEEDEDGFIPYEPFLKKIAAIL; translated from the exons ATG gcTGCGGATCTCAGTGCTCGCGACGTTGAGA GGGTGAAATTCGCCTTCTCAATCTATGACTTCGAGGGCAATGGCACGATGGACGCCTTCTACATCGGCGACTGCCTCCGAGCCCTGAACCTGAACCCCACCCTGGCTGTCATTGAGAAGGTTGGAggcaaggacaagaagaaggaaaagatgatcaAGGTTGATGACTTCATGCCCATTTTCGCTCAGGTCAAGAAGGACAAGGACGCCGGCTCTTACGAGGACTTCATGGAGGTGCTTAAGCTCTACGACAAGTCTGAGAACGGCTTGATGATGTACGCTGAGCTCGAacacatcctcctttcccttg GTGAGCGCCTCGAAAAGAGCGAACTGGAGCCCGTCCTGAAGGAGTGctgtgaagaggaggacgaagacggcTTCATTCCCTATGAAC
- the LOC126983874 gene encoding myosin light chain 1 isoform X1, giving the protein MAADLSARDVERVKFAFSIYDFEGNGTMDAFYIGDCLRALNLNPTLAVIEKVGGKDKKKEKMIKVDDFMPIFAQVKKDKDAGSYEDFMEVLKLYDKSENGLMMYAELEHILLSLGERLEKSELEPVLKECCEEEDEDGFIPYEPFLKRVLAYKV; this is encoded by the exons ATG gcTGCGGATCTCAGTGCTCGCGACGTTGAGA GGGTGAAATTCGCCTTCTCAATCTATGACTTCGAGGGCAATGGCACGATGGACGCCTTCTACATCGGCGACTGCCTCCGAGCCCTGAACCTGAACCCCACCCTGGCTGTCATTGAGAAGGTTGGAggcaaggacaagaagaaggaaaagatgatcaAGGTTGATGACTTCATGCCCATTTTCGCTCAGGTCAAGAAGGACAAGGACGCCGGCTCTTACGAGGACTTCATGGAGGTGCTTAAGCTCTACGACAAGTCTGAGAACGGCTTGATGATGTACGCTGAGCTCGAacacatcctcctttcccttg GTGAGCGCCTCGAAAAGAGCGAACTGGAGCCCGTCCTGAAGGAGTGctgtgaagaggaggacgaagacggcTTCATTCCCTATGAAC CCTTCCTAAAGAGAGTTTTGGCCTACAAAGTCTAA
- the LOC126983874 gene encoding myosin light chain 1 isoform X2, whose amino-acid sequence MAADLSARDVERVKFAFSIYDFEGNGTMDAFYIGDCLRALNLNPTLAVIEKVGGKDKKKEKMIKVDDFMPIFAQVKKDKDAGSYEDFMEVLKLYDKSENGLMMYAELEHILLSLGERLEKSELEPVLKECCEEEDEDGFIPYEPFLAKLCKDIK is encoded by the exons ATG gcTGCGGATCTCAGTGCTCGCGACGTTGAGA GGGTGAAATTCGCCTTCTCAATCTATGACTTCGAGGGCAATGGCACGATGGACGCCTTCTACATCGGCGACTGCCTCCGAGCCCTGAACCTGAACCCCACCCTGGCTGTCATTGAGAAGGTTGGAggcaaggacaagaagaaggaaaagatgatcaAGGTTGATGACTTCATGCCCATTTTCGCTCAGGTCAAGAAGGACAAGGACGCCGGCTCTTACGAGGACTTCATGGAGGTGCTTAAGCTCTACGACAAGTCTGAGAACGGCTTGATGATGTACGCTGAGCTCGAacacatcctcctttcccttg GTGAGCGCCTCGAAAAGAGCGAACTGGAGCCCGTCCTGAAGGAGTGctgtgaagaggaggacgaagacggcTTCATTCCCTATGAAC CCTTCCTTGCGAAACTCTGCAAAGATAtcaagtaa